The window AGCTTCAGCACTGTCAGCGCGAAGCCCAGTAGTACGCCGGTCAACAGGTCGGTGGCGACGATGGCCAGCGCGGTGGCCGCATGGACCAGCACCGGCATCCGCCCGTAGCGGCCCAGTGAGCGCAGCGCCTTGAGGTCCACCAGCTTGATGCCGGTGTAGACCAGCACGCCGGCGAGGCTTGCAATGGGAATCTGCCGCAGCAGCCCGCCCAGCAGCGCGACGAACGCCAGCAGCCACAGCCCGTGGAGGATCGCCGAGGCGCGGCTGCGCGCACCAGCCTGTACATTGGCCGAGCTGCGCACGATCACCCCCGTCATCGGCAGCGCGCCGACCAGCCCGCAGAGCATGTTGCCCACGCCCTGGGCGCTCAGTTCGCGGTCCATGTCCGAACGCGGGCCATTGTGCATGCGGTCCACCGCGGCGGCGGAAAGCAGCGTCTCGGCGCTGGCGATGAAGGCCACCACCACGGCGGCCAGCAGCAGCGTCGGGTCGAGCAGTGCACCAAGGTCCGCGGGCCGCAGCCAGTCGATGGCATCGCCGAGGTTCTGCGGCACGCTCACCCGCAGTACGTCGAGGCGAAACACCATGCTCGCCGCCGTTGCGAGGCTCACGCCAAGCAACGCGCCGGGCAGCATGCGCAGCTGGCTCGGTTTGAAGTGGTCCCACAGCGCCATGCACGCCATGGTGCCCAGCCCGAGCATCGCCGCGTCGAACCCGCTCGCCTCGGACAGCAGCGCGGACGGGAAAGCCAGCAGGTTATCCAGCCCGGACGCCTGCGGCTTGAGGTCCAGCATCACGTGTACCTGCGACAGTACGATGAGAATGCCGATGCCCGCGAGCATGCCATACACCACGGCCGGCGAGGTCACGCGGAACCAGCAGCCCAGGCGCAGCCGGCCCGCGAGCAGCTGTAGCGCACCGGCCAGCAGCAGTATCGGCCCGAGCATGGCCATGCCGTGGGTGCGTACCAGCTCGAAGACCAGCACCGCAAGGCCCGCCGCCGGGCCGCTGACCTGCAGCGGCGAGCCGGCGAGAAAGCCGACGACCAGGCCGCCGATGATGCCTGTCACCAGCCCCTTGGCGGGCGGCATGCCCGAGGCGATGGCGATGCCCATGCACAACGGCAGGGCGACGAGAAAAACCACCACCGATGCCAGCAGGTCGCGTGGCAGCGCTTGGCGCAGTTGGGAAAATCCGGATGCAACAGAGTGGGAGGCCGACATGGCGCTGTTCTCCTTCGGGCATTTCTCGGGCGCGCGAAAGCCCACGACGACGGCCTCGACCGCATCGACACGCGCAATTCAACGGGGCAGCGAACGCGGTGGCAGCGCTCGCCTCAGGCAGGAATCAAGTCAGACGCGGGGCGCGGCGTTTGTTCTGAGGGCCGCCGCGCCCCTGGGAGCTTTTTACTGAGGGGAGTAACGCGGACGCGGAGTGGCGTTGGGCGTCGGGCCTTCGCCGTCGAGGGCGCGGAAGCGGCCTTCCTGGGCGTCGTAGGCCTTGATGGCGCTGGTCTCGATGTCGTACACCCAGCCGTGGATGAACAGCTGGCCGGACGCCAGGCGCGCCGCCACCGAGGGGTGAGTCTTCAGGTGATCCAGCTGGGCCACCACGTTCTCCTCGGTGAGGATGCCCAGGTGCTCATGGCTGGCGCAGCCACAGGTCTGCGCGACCACTGTGCGAGCCACTTCGGCGTGGCGCAGCCATGCTTTTACCGTCGGCATGCCTTCCAGCGTCTGGGGCGCCAGCACCGCTTTCATCGCGCCGCAGTCTGAGTGACCGCAGACGATGATGTGCTGCACGCCCAGGGCCATGACCGCGAACTCGATAGCGGTGGACACGCCGCCGTTCATCTGGCCGTAAGGCGGCACGACGTTGCCGACGTTGCGGGTAACGAACAGGTCGCCCGGCGAACTCTGGGTGATCAGCTCCGGAACGATGCGCGAGTCGGCGCAGGTGATGAACATGGCGCGCGGGTTCTGCGCGTGGGCCAGCTTCTTGAACAGCTCTTCCTGCTGCGGGAAGACCTCATGACGGAATTGACGGAAGCCCTCGACGATATGGCGAAGCGCCTCATCAGCAGATTCGTGGGCGTGATCCTCACCGTGCGTTTTGTCGTTCATGTATCAGCCTCGAAGAATGACGAAGAATTTTCCCACGTCAGCCGACGCTCTCCCCAGGGAGAAAAGGCACAGCCGTGGGAAAAAATCTGTCGTGACCGGTAAGTCACTTTGTGCTCAAACCCTAGAGAAGTAAGATTAAACCAAAATTAAAAAACCGCTCTGGCATGAGCTTTTGCATGATGTTTCGCCGATATTTCGC of the Pseudomonas sp. PSE14 genome contains:
- a CDS encoding SulP family inorganic anion transporter, with protein sequence MSASHSVASGFSQLRQALPRDLLASVVVFLVALPLCMGIAIASGMPPAKGLVTGIIGGLVVGFLAGSPLQVSGPAAGLAVLVFELVRTHGMAMLGPILLLAGALQLLAGRLRLGCWFRVTSPAVVYGMLAGIGILIVLSQVHVMLDLKPQASGLDNLLAFPSALLSEASGFDAAMLGLGTMACMALWDHFKPSQLRMLPGALLGVSLATAASMVFRLDVLRVSVPQNLGDAIDWLRPADLGALLDPTLLLAAVVVAFIASAETLLSAAAVDRMHNGPRSDMDRELSAQGVGNMLCGLVGALPMTGVIVRSSANVQAGARSRASAILHGLWLLAFVALLGGLLRQIPIASLAGVLVYTGIKLVDLKALRSLGRYGRMPVLVHAATALAIVATDLLTGVLLGFALTVLKLVFKAARLKIQLRYDDEGNGAELRLVGAATFLKVPALSKVLQSVKPGTHLRVPLQHLSYIDHACMELLEDWGRTAAASDCRLCIEGNGLRRRVEGRVRALQGAS
- a CDS encoding carbonic anhydrase; the encoded protein is MNDKTHGEDHAHESADEALRHIVEGFRQFRHEVFPQQEELFKKLAHAQNPRAMFITCADSRIVPELITQSSPGDLFVTRNVGNVVPPYGQMNGGVSTAIEFAVMALGVQHIIVCGHSDCGAMKAVLAPQTLEGMPTVKAWLRHAEVARTVVAQTCGCASHEHLGILTEENVVAQLDHLKTHPSVAARLASGQLFIHGWVYDIETSAIKAYDAQEGRFRALDGEGPTPNATPRPRYSPQ